In a genomic window of Salminus brasiliensis chromosome 12, fSalBra1.hap2, whole genome shotgun sequence:
- the c12h16orf89 gene encoding UPF0764 protein C16orf89 homolog isoform X2: MELLVMSSCKVAQLQEATRSWPHSDFVSLSQRSTAMSLIKKLDRSLSHAVRSLQETDPKYYKEFEPILDTSFWALPQEWSTTDPSLVYTSLKATECYDEQLGDKCMTLLLGTWKDNGTPCIVTKSCRDTMTRFGCPHYSLSHQLLYFMIGTMKGCSRMLKGDMRLSRINMTVEHYRRIFCSNMMKSNLNIISNGITGQIQDIFIENILLCGLAGFSDFYKADWLQHILQWQDQELGCFGKDEDYSQMFEEFLDTPHKRVKRRDKTLKGDCSQIHEEFLDTAHKRVKRREKTLKDGCSSHMTGVAVSTLGGYLNFYLAEQDITKRPLT, translated from the exons CGCAGTTGCAGGAGGCGACGAGGTCCTGGCCTCATTCAGACTTTGTAAGCCTCTCCCAGCGCTCCACAGCGATGTCTTTAATCAAAAAGCTGGACAGAAGCTTGTCTCACGCCGTCAGGTCACTGCAGGAGACGGACCCCAAATACTACAAAG AGTTCGAGCCCATACTGGACACGTCTTTTTGGGCTTTGCCCCAGGAATGGAGCACCACTGACCCTTCCCTTGTGTACACATCACTCAAGGCTACGGAGTGCTATGACGAGCAGCTGGGTGACAAATGCATGACACTTCTGTTAGGGACTTG GAAAGACAACGGAACACCATGCATCGTGACGAAGTCTTGCAGAGATACGATGACACGTTTCGGATGTCCACATTACTCGCTGTCTCACCAGCTGCTGTACTTCATGATTGGGACCATG AAAGGATGCTCCAGGATGCTTAAAGGGGACATGAGGCTTTCACGCATCAACATGACCGTGGAACACTATCGGAGGATCTTCTGCTCCAACATGATGAAGAGCAATCTGAACATCATCAGCAATGGCATCACTGGCCAGATACAAGATATCTTCATAGAAAACA TTCTTCTGTGTGGTTTAGCTGGCTTCTCCGACTTTTATAAAGCCGACTGGTTACAGCACATTCTGCAGTGGCAAGACCAAGAACTGGGCTGTTTTGGAAAAGACG AGGACTACTCCCAAATGTTTGAGGAATTCCTGGATACGCCCCACAAGCGAGTGAAAAGAAGAGACAAGACTTTAAAAG GGGACTGCTCACAAATACATGAGGAATTTCTGGATACGGCCCACAAGCGGGTGAAAAGACGAGAAAAGACTTTAAAAG ACGGATGTTCCAGTCACATGACGGGTGTAGCAGTGAGCACGCTGGGGGGATACCTCAACTTCTACCTGGCAGAGCAAGACATTACAAAGAGGCCGCTGACCTAA